From Lampris incognitus isolate fLamInc1 chromosome 13, fLamInc1.hap2, whole genome shotgun sequence, one genomic window encodes:
- the LOC130122620 gene encoding phosphoglycerate mutase 1-like — translation MAAYKLVLIRHGESNWNQENRFCGWFDADLSETGEREARKGGQALKDAGYEFDICYTSVLKRAIRTLWLVLDGIDQMWVPVHRTWRLNERHYGGLTGLNKAETAAKHGEAQVKIWRRSFDVPPPTMDPDHDYYTIISKDRRYAELTEAQLPACESLKDTIARALPFWNEEIAPQIKQGKRVLIAAHGNSLRGIVKHLEGMSEEAIMELNLPTGIPILYELDKNLKPVKPMQFLGDEETVRKAMEAVAAQGKAKK, via the exons ATGGCCGCCTATAAACTGGTCTTGATTCGTCACGGAGAGAGCAACTGGAACCAAGAAAATCGCTTCTGCGGCTGGTTCGACGCCGACTTGAGCGAGACGGGGGAACGGGAGGCGAGGAAGGGCGGACAAGCCTTGAAAG ATGCTGGCTATGAATTTGACATATGCTACACCTCTGTGCTGAAGCGTGCAATCCGGACCCTGTGGCTGGTTCTGGATGGCATTGACCAGATGTGGGTGCCAGTGCATCGGACCTGGCGGCTCAACGAGCGTCATTACGGTGGCCTAACGGGGCTAAACAAGGCTGAGACAGCAGCCAAGCATGGAGAGGCGCAGGTCAAGATATGGAGGCGTTCCTTTGATGTCCCTCCTCCCACCATGGATCCAGACCATGACTACTACACCATCATCAGTAAA GACCGCCGCTATGCAGAACTAACTGAGGCGCAGCTTCCTGCCTGCGAGAGTCTGAAAGACACCATTGCACGAGCGCTGCCCTTCTGGAATGAGGAAATTGCCCCGCAGATCAAACAGGGGAAGAGGGTGCTCATCGCTGCTCATGGCAACAGTTTAAGGGGCATTGTTAAGCACCTAGAGG GTATGTCCGAGGAGGCGATCATGGAGCTGAACCTGCCCACGGGCATCCCCATCCTCTACGAACTGGACAAGAACCTGAAGCCTGTGAAGCCCATGCAGTTCCTGGGAGACGAGGAGACTGTACGTAAAGCCATGGAGGCAGTGGCCGCCCAGGGGAAGGCTAAGAAATAG